One stretch of Arachis hypogaea cultivar Tifrunner chromosome 20, arahy.Tifrunner.gnm2.J5K5, whole genome shotgun sequence DNA includes these proteins:
- the LOC112782469 gene encoding putative DEAD-box ATP-dependent RNA helicase 29, which translates to MGGEKKRIEKQKKKSKSSGGFESLNLNPNVFKAIKRKGYKVPTPIQRKTMPLILSGHDVVAMARTGSGKTAAFLVPMLHRLNQHVPQSGVRALILSPTRDLALQTLKFTKELGHFTDLRVSLLVGGDSMESQFEELAQSPDIIIATPGRLMHHLSEVDDMSLRTVEYVVFDEADCLFGMGFAEQLHQILSQLGENRQTLLFSATMPSALAEFAKAGLRDPQLVRLDLETKISPDLKTVFFTLRQEEKYAALLYLVRERIGSDQQTLIFVSTKHHVEFLNILFREEGIEPSVCYGDMDQDARKIHVSRFRSRKTMLLIVTDVAARGIDIPLLDNVINWDFPPKPKIFVHRVGRAARAGRTGTAYSFVTSEDMAYLLDLHLFLSKPIKAAPTEEEVLQNMTGVMSKIEQAMANGETVYGRFPQTVLDLVSDRVREIIDTNAELESLQRTCNNAFRLYMKTKPLPSKESIRRVKDLPREGLHPMFKNVLETGELMALAFSEHLKKFRPKQTILEAEGEAAKSKHVQGPSGQWVDVMKRKRAIHENIINLVHEQQSKSTVEKEEIQPEDIPSTGKGRKASGSKRKQQCFMDEEYYISSVPKNQHMEAGLSVKANEEFAANRLDSAVLDLVADDSTGIQKQRSVYHWDKRSKKYIKLNNGDRVAANGKIKTESGAKTKATKTGIYKKWKERSHTKVSLKGTNNDGNAQESTSFKGSYRGRGRNFKGGSKRQQSMPNSHVRSEIKEFDQIRKERQKKADRISHLKSKSAKGKKFGKNGKKRRAK; encoded by the exons AtgggaggagagaagaagagaatagagaagcagaagaagaagtcAAAATCATCAGGGGGCTTCGAATCTCTGAATCTAAACCCCAATGTATTCAAAGCAATCAAACGCAAAGGCTACAAAGTCCCCACTCCAATTCAAAGGAAGACGATGCCTCTCATCCTCTCCGGCCACGACGTCGTCGCCATGGCCCGCACTGGTTCCGGCAAAACGGCAGCGTTTCTTGTCCCAATGCTCCACCGCCTCAACCAGCATGTCCCTCAGTCCGGTGTTAGAGCCCTCATATTGTCCCCTACAAGGGACTTGGCTCTTCAAACCCTAAAATTCACCAAAGAGCTTGGTCACTTCACTGATCTTAGGGTTAGTTTGTTAGTTGGCGGTGACAGCATGGAGAGCCAGTTTGAGGAACTGGCTCAGAGCCCTGACATTATAATTGCCACACCTGGTAGGCTTATGCACCATTTGTCTGAGGTAGATGACATGTCGTTGCGTACCGTTGAGTATGTTGTTTTTGATGAGGCTGATTGTTTGTTTGGGATGGGTTTTGCTGAGCAGTTGCACCAGATTCTTTCGCAGCTCGGCGAGAATCGCCAGACGCTGTTATTTAGCGCTACTATGCCCAGCGCGCTCGCAGAGTTTGCGAAGGCCGGCCTGCGAGATCCTCAGCTTGTGAGGCTTGATTTGGAGACTAAAATTAGCCCTGATTTGAAGACTGTGTTTTTTACTTTGAGACAGGAAGAGAAGTATGCTGCATTGTTGTATTTGGTTAGGGAAAGGATTGGTTCGGATCAGCAGACATTGATTTTTGTATCCACAAAACACCATGTTGAGTTTTTGAATATACTGTTTAGAGAAGAAGGGATTGAACCATCTGTGTGTTATGGTGACATGGATCAAGATGCCCGAAAAATACATGTATCAAGGTTTAGGTCGAGGAAGACGATGCTGTTGATTGTGACAGATGTTGCAGCTCGTGGCATTGATATTCCGTTGCTTGATAATGTTATCAATTGGGACTTCCCACCAAAGCCCAAGATATTCGTTCATCGTGTTGGAAGGGCTGCGAGGGCTGGCCGTACTGGCACTGCTTATTCCTTTGTGACATCGGAGGATATGGCTTACCTATTGGATCTTCATTTGTTTCTGTCGAAGCCGATAAAAGCTGCTCCCACCGAAGAAGAGGTCTTGCAGAATATGACTGGAGTAATGTCGAAAATTGAACAGGCAATGGCAAATGGAGAAACTGTTTATGGCCGATTCCCTCAAACAGTCCTTGACCTTGTTTCAGATAGAGTTAGGGAAATTATTGACACTAATGCAGAATTGGAGTCATTGCAGAGAACCTGTAACAATGCATTCCGTTTATATATGAAGACGAAACCCTTACCATCCAAGGAGTCTATTCGAAGAGTAAAGGATTTGCCACGTGAGGGTCTGCATCCGATGTTCAAGAATGTATTGGAAACTGGGGAGTTAATGGCCCTTGCATTTTCAGAGCATTTGAAAAAGTTTAG GCCAAAGCAGACTATCTTGGAAGCTGAAGGGGAAGCAGCTAAATCAAAGCATGTACAG GGTCCTTCCGGTCAATGGGTTGATGTGATGAAAAGGAAGAGAGCCATTCATGAGAATATTATAAATTTGGTTCATGAACAGCAGTCTAAAAGTACTGTGGAAAAG GAGGAAATTCAACCAGAAGATATTCCTTCCACTGGAAAAGGGAGAAAAG CATCTGGTTCTAAGAGAAAGCAACAGTGTTTCATGGATGAGGAATACTATATAAGTTCAGTACCTAAAAATCAA CACATGGAGGCTGGCCTTTCTGTGAAAGCTAATGAAGAATTTGCCGCAAACAG ATTGGATTCTGCTGTTTTAGATCTGGTTGCAGATGATAGTACTGGCATTCAGAAACAAAGATCTGTATATCACTGGGATAAG AGGAGTAAAAAGTACATCAAGTTAAATAATGGTGACCGTGTTGCAGCAAATGGAAAG ATAAAGACAGAGAGTGGTGCAAAAACAAAGGCCACCAAGACAGGCATATATAAGAAGTGGAAAGAGCGCTCACACACTAAGGTATCTCTTAAGGGGACAAATAATGATGGTAATGCTCAAGAATCCACGAGTTTTAAAG GATCTTACAGAGGAAGAGGTAGGAATTTCAAAGGCGGCAGTAAGAGGCAGCAATCAATGCCCAATTCTCATGTTCGTTCAGAGATCAAAGAATTTGATCAAATTCGAAAGGAGAGGCAGAAAAAGGCAGACAGGATTTCACATTTGAAGAGCAAGTCAGCAAAAGgtaaaaaatttggtaaaaatggaaagaaaagaagagctaAATAG